The genomic DNA CATCGGCGTTGGCGCGTGCCCCGGCCGGTAACGGCGGTGGTGACGATGGCGGCGGTCGTGGTGGCGGTGCTCGGGCTGAGCGCGTATCTCGTGCCGAAACTGGTGACGCAGACAAGGCAGTTCATCCGCGACTTGCCCGGCTATGCCGAGGCACTGGCAAACCATCTGGCTGGCCGATTCGAATTGGATCTCGAACAAGTCGTGGCCCGCATCGAAGAGCGAGCACGCGGGCTGCTGGCGGGCGATGGCCAGGAACTGGACTTTGGCGCGATCGGCGCTGCGGTGTGGCAGTGGCTGGACGTTGGGCTGGGCGTGATCGGCACGACGATCGGCCTGGCGACATATCTCGTCGTCGCGGCGGTGGTGGTATTTTTCTGCTTTTTCTTCTTCGTATGGAAATTTGACGGCATTGTGCGTTGGTTCGCACCGTTCGTGCCGGCCAGGCATCAGCCGCGCACATTCGAAATCGTGGGCATGATGGACAAGTCGGTGTCGGCGTTCATCCGTGGTCGGCTGATCCAGGCGACGGTTGTGGCGGTCGTGTTGAGTGTGGGGTGGTGGATCGTGGGCGTGCCCTACTGGTTGCTGCTGGGCATCGGGTCGGGATTTCTCAACCTGATTCCCTACGCGGCGGTGGTGGGCTGGCCGGTGGCGGTGGGGTTGACCTGGCTGGACAGCCTGACGGCGGGCGGGGCGAGCGAGGTCGCCAACGGAGCAGCGGCGGCGGGCGACGCGGCGGCGAGCGGGTTTGACCTGTGGGGCATTGTGATCTGGCCGAGCGTGGTGTACCTGATCGCACAGGGGCTCGACGGCTGGGTGATCGAACCGGTCGTGCAAGGCCAGGCGACAAACCTCGACCCACTGACCGTGCTGCTGGTGGTGCTGCTGGGTGGGTCGCTGCTGGGGCTGCTGGGGTTGCTGATCGCGATCCCGTTGGCGGCGTGCATCAAAATCCTCGCCAAGGAGGTGCTGCTGCCGAGGCTTCGGCAGTGGGCGGCGGCGGAGGCTTAGCAAGACAACGCGGTTTCACGGCTACAACATTTAGCCGCGGGCCTTGGCCCGCGCTCTTTGGGGCGATCGACCGAACGCGCGGGCCAAGGCCCGCGGCTAAATGGGGCCAAGCTGCGTATTCGCGACTAATGCGGTGAATGCATCATCGGCGGGCATCGACGTCGGCTTTGACGCGGGCCTAGAATCATGCATGGCCGAGGCGCTGACGATTGATTTTGACAGCCCGGTGCCGCTTTTCCCGCTGGCGAACTGCGTGCTGTTGCCGCATGCGGTCGTGCCGTTGCACATCTTCGAGCCGCGGTATCGGGCGATGACGCGCGAGGCGTTGGACGAGGCGGGGCTGGTTGCGATGGCGGTGTTTGCCGGCGATGGGTGGAAGCAGGACTACACGGGCAACCCGGCGATACGCGAGCATGTCTGCGTGGGCTACCTGGTTCGGCATGAGAAGCTGCCGGGCGGCCGATTCAATGTGTTGATGCAGGGCATTTGCCGAGCAAAGGTGGTGCGCGAGTTGGAGCATGAGCCTTATCGGCTGGCGATGCTTGAGCCGACGGAGGTCGAAGCACCGATGGAGATTGATCTGTCGGAGCATCGCACGCGGATCGAGTCGATGCTCAACGAGCCGGCGCTGAAGTCGCTGGCGTCGGTGCACGCGATGCACCGTTGGCTGAGCGAAGACCTGCCGACGTCGGCGATGATCGACCTGGCGGCATTGACGCTGAGTCAGATGGTGGACGAGCGTTACGCGATGCTCGCAGAGCCGGACGCGGACAGGCGGGCGCTATGGCTGGAGCAGTATCTGCGCAAGCTGCGCGAGCTGGTCGAGCAGGCGGATCGGCTGGGGTCGGGCAAGATGGAGGGAGAGCGGTATACGGTTTATCTGAACTGACCGCGGAGGTGGAATTGCTGATTGCTGATTGCTGATTGCTGATTGCCGGCGGAGCGTATGTGTGGGCATCAGTGAGGGGAAGGTGGGCTGGCCCGCTTGCCGGCGAGAGGCGACCTATAATGGTCGTCTATGCCTGCTTCCACTGCATTGATCGTCGGCTGCGGCTACCTCGGCCGTGGGCTTGCCGCCCGGCTCGTTGAGTTGGGGCAGGTTGTTTATGGCACGACGCGTTCGCCGGACAAGGCCCGCCAGCTTGCGGCGTTGGGCGTACGGCCGATGCTGGTGCACATCACACAGCCCGTCACGCTCGCAGCGCTCACGCCGGCGATCGAGGCGGAGTCATTGGACGTTTACCACATGATCCCGCCCGGTCGGCCGGGCCAGTCGCCGTCGCCGCGACAGGTCGTGCTCGGCGGGATTGCCCACGTCGTCAAGGCGCTGCGGCGGGCGAACGTGCGGCGGGCAGTGCTCGTCAGCTCATCCGCGGTGTACGGCCAGCGCAACGGTCAACTGGTGGACGCCGACACGCCGGCAAAGCCGATCGACGAACGGGGCCGGCTGTTGCTCGAAGGTGAGCAGCTCTGGCTCGCGGCGGGCGAGGCGTTTCACGTCGTTCGGCTGGCTGGGCTGTACGGGCCCGGCCGAGTCGTCGGCCTCAAGGCGGTGCACGACGGCTCGCCGCTGGTGGGCAACCCGCAGGCGATGCTGAACCTGTTGCATGTGGACGACGCGGTGGCGTTGCTGCTGGCGATGCGTGACGCCGAGCAGCCGGGGCGGGTGGAGCTGGGATGTGATGGTCATCCCGTGCCGCGCGTGGACTATTACGGGCATCTGGCGAAGCTGCTGGACGTGCCCCCGCCACAGGTGCTCGACGATGCCACAGCAGCGCGGATGCTGGGGCTGAACCTCGATCGGCTACGTCGCAGTTCGTCCAAGGCGCTGGACAACATCGCGACGTGTCGGCGGACGGGCTGGTCGCCTCGCTTCGCCAGCTATCGCGACGGGCTGGATGATGCGCTGAGTCGCAGCCGATCGTGATCG from Phycisphaerales bacterium AB-hyl4 includes the following:
- a CDS encoding NAD-dependent epimerase/dehydratase family protein, whose translation is MPASTALIVGCGYLGRGLAARLVELGQVVYGTTRSPDKARQLAALGVRPMLVHITQPVTLAALTPAIEAESLDVYHMIPPGRPGQSPSPRQVVLGGIAHVVKALRRANVRRAVLVSSSAVYGQRNGQLVDADTPAKPIDERGRLLLEGEQLWLAAGEAFHVVRLAGLYGPGRVVGLKAVHDGSPLVGNPQAMLNLLHVDDAVALLLAMRDAEQPGRVELGCDGHPVPRVDYYGHLAKLLDVPPPQVLDDATAARMLGLNLDRLRRSSSKALDNIATCRRTGWSPRFASYRDGLDDALSRSRS
- a CDS encoding AI-2E family transporter; its protein translation is MPEIEEPVWRKQWFQRLLVVLVAAATAVLVVPPVLALLYAVRPVLLPVMIGLALAYTVNPLATWLHRRWRVPRPVTAVVTMAAVVVAVLGLSAYLVPKLVTQTRQFIRDLPGYAEALANHLAGRFELDLEQVVARIEERARGLLAGDGQELDFGAIGAAVWQWLDVGLGVIGTTIGLATYLVVAAVVVFFCFFFFVWKFDGIVRWFAPFVPARHQPRTFEIVGMMDKSVSAFIRGRLIQATVVAVVLSVGWWIVGVPYWLLLGIGSGFLNLIPYAAVVGWPVAVGLTWLDSLTAGGASEVANGAAAAGDAAASGFDLWGIVIWPSVVYLIAQGLDGWVIEPVVQGQATNLDPLTVLLVVLLGGSLLGLLGLLIAIPLAACIKILAKEVLLPRLRQWAAAEA
- a CDS encoding LON peptidase substrate-binding domain-containing protein yields the protein MNASSAGIDVGFDAGLESCMAEALTIDFDSPVPLFPLANCVLLPHAVVPLHIFEPRYRAMTREALDEAGLVAMAVFAGDGWKQDYTGNPAIREHVCVGYLVRHEKLPGGRFNVLMQGICRAKVVRELEHEPYRLAMLEPTEVEAPMEIDLSEHRTRIESMLNEPALKSLASVHAMHRWLSEDLPTSAMIDLAALTLSQMVDERYAMLAEPDADRRALWLEQYLRKLRELVEQADRLGSGKMEGERYTVYLN